ATATTAAGTCATGTATAGTTGTAACTAAACCAAATTAGAGTTAGAATGCTAATATATACTTAGCtagttatttatgatatagtTAGCTAGTTATATggttgtgaaaaaaaaaattgaaaacatttttctagGAACTCCTACTTTGTTTTAGttacctttatttatttttattttttttatcttcatcttTCTTTCAAGCTTTTCACAGCCATgactcataaaaaaataaaaataaaaataaaaacaaaaaagaagactGAACTCTCAGTCACCAAGATATTTGACCCGAGTACAGATTAAGCAGTAGGCACCTACAAAGTTTTCTGTGAGCACATATGTGACGcatcttttatagtttttttgtGATCGCATATGTGATGCatcttttattcattcattAACCAACAGAAGCTGATATTAGATCACATCTCAAACATATTAGAAGGTGTAAGAATGGTGAGACCACCATCAAGAACAAGATTGTGTCCGCTCACATACTTAGAATCATCACTTCCCAAATATAGAACAGCTTCCGTCACATCTTCAACCTCGAGAGACACCCCTTTGAGGTTAGAATAAACATTTACAAAGGGGTCGTCCTCTCCTAAATTCATGAATTTCCTTGACAGCGATGTCGGAactaaataaggtgagacaCAGTTAACTCGAATTCCAAACTTCCCAAGCTCAACCGCTGTGTTCCTCGTCAGCCCCAATATGGCGTGCTTCGAGCTTGTATAGGAATGTGTTGCGACCCCACCAACTACTGAACAAACGCTAGCAGTATTGATTATGCTTCCGCGGCCAGCTGGGGCCATTACACGAGCCGCATGTTTGGTGCCCAAGAATGTCCCCAGTACATTAACCCGCATGGTATTCTCAAATTCATCTGCATCGTTGTCAAGTATATTGGGTCTGTAGGGCCCTAGAATACCGGCATTGTTGAACATGATATCAAGCTTCCCATACTTGGAAATAGCCTTGTCAATGGCATTGCCCACGTCCAGTTCTTTGGTGACATCACAGTGGACGAAGGAAGCAGAAGTAGGGCCTAGGTCCTTGCAAATGGAGTGGCCTTTTTCATCTTGAATGTCTGCGATGAGGACTTTGGCACCATGCTGACAGAAAAGCTTGGCAGTACAAGATCCGATGCCCCCGGCACCGCCTGTGATCACGGCCACCTTCCCTTCCagtcttcatcatcatcatcatcatacaTTAGCAATAAAAGTCAGCACTACACCCTACGAGCTGTTTTGTTctgattgttttattttccatgaaatttaTTACTTTGAATCATAGGTCATTGCAACCCACTAATCTG
The sequence above is drawn from the Vitis riparia cultivar Riparia Gloire de Montpellier isolate 1030 chromosome 6, EGFV_Vit.rip_1.0, whole genome shotgun sequence genome and encodes:
- the LOC117916879 gene encoding secoisolariciresinol dehydrogenase-like — encoded protein: MVSSSLLSSVARRLEGKVAVITGGAGGIGSCTAKLFCQHGAKVLIADIQDEKGHSICKDLGPTSASFVHCDVTKELDVGNAIDKAISKYGKLDIMFNNAGILGPYRPNILDNDADEFENTMRVNVLGTFLGTKHAARVMAPAGRGSIINTASVCSVVGGVATHSYTSSKHAILGLTRNTAVELGKFGIRVNCVSPYLVPTSLSRKFMNLGEDDPFVNVYSNLKGVSLEVEDVTEAVLYLGSDDSKYVSGHNLVLDGGLTILTPSNMFEM